A portion of the Streptomyces sp. NBC_01335 genome contains these proteins:
- a CDS encoding endonuclease/exonuclease/phosphatase family protein — MQPAETPAPAPPGVPAAHPSAPARRRWCRPGRGKTGAVLAAVAAALLAVPRLVPNTPGRLGSLLETLLPWLGLAVPVLLCAGLLRRAPVAVMAALLPVLVWGIRFGGLFLTGTEDSGGLVVVQHNVSDENADPAGTAAALNRSGARIVALEELTGQALPVYARALAPRFPYHGASGTVGLWSAYPLTDVRPVDIRPHGIAEGWNRGLRATAHTPDGDLAVYVAHLPSIRLGATGLRSGPRDESAALLAAVIRDEPLERLLLLGDLNSTVDDRGLGPLRAHLDAPGSGVAFSWPASFPVARIDQVLARSVRVTGIRTLPATGSDHLPVVAYVDLGAAGAE; from the coding sequence ATGCAACCGGCAGAGACCCCCGCGCCCGCGCCCCCGGGCGTTCCGGCGGCCCACCCGTCCGCACCGGCCCGCCGGAGGTGGTGCCGCCCCGGACGCGGGAAGACGGGGGCGGTGCTCGCCGCGGTGGCCGCCGCGCTGCTCGCCGTGCCCCGGCTGGTCCCCAACACCCCCGGCCGGCTGGGCAGTCTGCTGGAGACCCTGCTGCCCTGGCTCGGCCTCGCGGTGCCGGTACTCCTCTGTGCCGGGCTGCTGCGAAGAGCACCGGTGGCCGTGATGGCCGCGCTGCTGCCCGTCCTCGTCTGGGGCATCCGGTTCGGCGGCCTCTTCCTCACGGGGACGGAGGACTCCGGCGGCCTGGTCGTGGTCCAGCACAACGTCAGCGACGAGAACGCCGACCCGGCGGGGACGGCGGCGGCGCTGAACCGGAGCGGGGCGCGGATCGTCGCGCTGGAGGAACTCACCGGGCAGGCCCTGCCGGTGTACGCGCGGGCCCTCGCGCCGCGTTTCCCGTACCACGGAGCGAGCGGCACCGTGGGGCTCTGGTCGGCCTACCCCCTGACGGACGTGCGCCCCGTGGACATCAGGCCGCACGGCATCGCAGAGGGCTGGAACCGGGGCCTGAGGGCCACCGCGCACACCCCGGACGGCGACCTCGCCGTGTACGTCGCTCACCTGCCGTCCATCCGCCTCGGCGCGACCGGCCTGCGCTCCGGCCCCCGGGACGAGAGCGCCGCCCTTCTCGCCGCCGTGATCCGGGACGAGCCGCTGGAGCGGCTCCTCCTGCTCGGCGACCTCAACAGCACCGTGGACGACCGGGGACTGGGCCCGCTCCGCGCACACCTGGACGCCCCCGGCTCCGGAGTCGCGTTCAGCTGGCCCGCGTCCTTCCCGGTGGCCCGTATCGACCAGGTCCTCGCGCGGTCCGTCCGCGTCACCGGCATACGCACCCTCCCCGCGACCGGCAGCGACCACCTGCCCGTCGTCGCGTACGTCGACCTCGGGGCCGCGGGCGCTGAGTAG
- a CDS encoding glycosyltransferase family 4 protein, giving the protein MKILHLVQPVEGGVARVVVDLVRAQVRAGLRPVVGCPPNGPLAALASAAGAEVHGWWAVRDPGLGLAREIAGARSLVREHRPHVVHAHSAKAGLAGRMAVRGRIPTVFQPHAWSFEAVHGGTAASAVKWERFGARWADRVLCVSDCERRAGERAGIAARWSVIHNGIDLGHFRPAGLRERAAARTALGLPDGPPLLVCVGRLSRQKGQDVLLEAWRAMRPGTGRLALVGSGPEEARLRETAPADVLFAGSADDVRPWIHAADAVVLPSRWEGMALAPLEAMACGRPVLMTDVAGARESLPPGQDAHCLVPPDDPAALAAALTALLSDPALRTELGRAAQLHARAVFDVRRTAAEVTRLYQELVHPSGTTTRERTER; this is encoded by the coding sequence TTGAAGATCCTTCATCTCGTTCAGCCTGTGGAGGGCGGCGTCGCCCGGGTCGTCGTCGATCTCGTGCGGGCGCAGGTCCGCGCCGGACTCCGGCCCGTCGTCGGGTGTCCGCCGAACGGCCCGCTGGCCGCGCTGGCGTCCGCCGCGGGGGCGGAGGTCCACGGCTGGTGGGCCGTACGCGACCCCGGCCTCGGGCTGGCCCGCGAGATCGCCGGAGCCCGCTCCCTGGTCCGGGAGCACCGCCCGCACGTGGTGCACGCGCACAGCGCGAAGGCCGGTCTCGCGGGCCGTATGGCGGTACGCGGCCGGATTCCGACCGTGTTCCAGCCGCACGCCTGGTCGTTCGAGGCGGTACACGGAGGAACCGCCGCTTCCGCGGTGAAGTGGGAGCGTTTCGGCGCCCGTTGGGCGGACCGGGTGCTCTGTGTCAGCGACTGCGAGCGCCGGGCGGGCGAGCGGGCGGGCATCGCGGCCCGCTGGTCGGTGATCCACAACGGCATCGATCTCGGCCACTTCCGGCCGGCCGGGCTCCGGGAGCGGGCCGCCGCCCGGACCGCCCTCGGCCTCCCCGACGGGCCGCCCCTGCTGGTCTGCGTCGGCCGCCTGAGCCGGCAGAAGGGCCAGGACGTCCTGCTGGAGGCGTGGCGCGCGATGCGTCCGGGGACCGGCCGGCTCGCCCTGGTGGGCAGCGGGCCCGAGGAGGCCCGGCTGCGCGAAACGGCCCCGGCCGACGTGCTGTTCGCCGGGTCGGCCGACGACGTCCGCCCCTGGATCCACGCGGCCGACGCCGTCGTCCTGCCCTCGCGGTGGGAGGGCATGGCCCTCGCGCCGCTGGAGGCGATGGCGTGCGGCCGGCCGGTGCTGATGACCGACGTGGCCGGCGCCCGGGAGAGCCTGCCGCCCGGACAGGACGCCCACTGCCTCGTCCCGCCGGACGACCCGGCGGCCCTGGCCGCCGCGCTCACCGCCCTGCTGTCCGACCCCGCGCTCCGTACGGAACTCGGCCGCGCCGCCCAGCTCCACGCCCGTGCGGTCTTCGACGTCCGCAGGACCGCCGCGGAGGTCACCCGCCTCTACCAGGAACTTGTCCACCCGTCCGGCACCACGACGAGAGAGCGCACCGAGCGATGA